A region of the Acinetobacter defluvii genome:
TGTGCATTTTTTATTTAAAAATGTAGGAACTTCCTGCTAAAAATATAGGGCGAAATCATGAAATCTAATTTAATTACTCGTACAGGACATGATCAATTAGTCGCTGAATTACAACATCTATGGCATGAAGAACGTCCTGAAATTACCAAAAAGGTCAACTGGGCTGCAAGTCTTGGAGATCGGAGTGAAAATGCAGATTATCAATATAATAAACAAATACTTAGAAAAATAGATCGACGTGTTCGCTATCTAGGAAAGCGTTTAGAAGAGCTAAGAATAATTGACTTTTCTCCTGAACAAGAGGGTAAAGTTTATTTTGGTGCTTGGGTTGAGATAGAAAATGATTTAGGCGAACAAAAAACAGTTCGAATAGTAGGAGTTGATGAAATTTATGATCATCATCCACAAAATATTTCCATTGATTCACCGATGGCACGTGCCATGTTATCAAAACAAGTGGATGATGAATTTGAAGTAATCACCCCATTAGGTAAAAAAAATTGGTATATCAATGCTATTCGTTATGAAAAGCCCGAAAACTCATCGATTTGAAAGAATCTGATTTTATTTTGAGCATTTAAATCTCTATTTTTAGAAAAACATTTGCCAAGTTCAATTTTTATTTATATTATAGCCGCCATTGGAAGCGTGGCAGAGCGGTTTAATGCACCGGTCTTGAAAACCGACGAGGGCGCGAGTCCTCCGTGAGTTCGAATCTCACCGCTTCCGCCAAATATCAACGACTTAGCCCTGACATTGTCAGGGCTTTGTTGTTTCTAGGGTTATGCAACGTAAGCCTGTAGTAAGCATAAAAATATAAGTCAAATTTTCTTACAATAGCTCATTTACTGATATAACATTTAAACATAAACCTAAAATAGATTAAGTTTTAGAAAATGTAGAGAATAAAATGGCAGACATTTATCATTACCCTCCCGATGTGTTTGAATTGCTTGTTGAGACTATTCCAAGATTAGTTCGAAGTAAGAAAGCTGTGATTCTTTTTCTCCAAGGTGTCGGAGTTGCTCAAAAAGATTTGAGAGATGTCGCCAGCGTCTTATCTAAAAATCAAGCTTCAATTAATAAATTTGAAAAAGCGCTTGGAAATTAATAGTGTAAATCAACGCCTTTCTGCACTTTTTAAAATGGATGATAAACCACAGGAACGAGGTAAGTTATTAGAAGGGGTCTTGAATGATTTATTTCGTATTTATGGGATTCTTATCCGTGAAGATTTCCGTCGTAAAGATCCCGATACTGCTGTTGTCGTAGAGCAGATTGATGGGGTAATAGAGTTAAATGGGAAAATTCATCTTGTTGAAATGAAATGGCTTAATTCACCTGTGGGTATAGGTGAATTTTCACCACACTTAGTTCGTTTATTTGGTCGAGCAGATGCTCATGGCATTTTCATTGCAACAAATGGATATTCTACATCCGTTGTCTCAGAATGTAGGAATGCTCTTAGTCAGAAAACATTGTTTTTATGTTCATTACAAGAATTTGTTATGTTGTTGCAACGTCAAGATGATCTTGTGGAATTACTGAGTAAAAAATCAAAAACTGCAATTATTGATAAGAATCCATTTCTAGAAATTCTATCTTAAATTATTAAATAGGTATGAAGTGTAGATATTAATCGTGCCTAGTATCGTCAACTAATTGTTGTTGATGTGGTACAGCAATCGCTTCCCATTCATCATAAGACAAGATAGGTGGAAAAGCGGCTACTAACCGAATAGTAGTCGCTTTGTTCTTTCTATGGATTTCGACTTTAGCTAAACGCCTTTGAAAGTCTTTTAATACCTTAGCCATTATCGGTATGACCACAGTTAGGGTTAGGGTATTGTGCCCATGGTTGCCCCTGTAGCATCGTTTTAACTGTTATTGGTAAAGCAGGGGGGGTACATAGTCGCTAAATGGGTGTAATGGGCTATTTAGCTTTTCTTCAAGCTTTGCAAAAATAGCGGTTTAATAAATACTTCTTCAAGTTCATTGCTAGAAGCATATAACACCATCTGATCAAAGCTTAACAAATATAATATTTGAGGGGGATGGTTGTGGGGTAAATCTACGGGCAATAAAAAAGCTCTTGTAAAAACAAGAGCTTTTTTAGTTATTTGGCGGAAGCGGTGAGATTCGAACTCACGGAGGACTCGCGCCCTCGTCGGTTTTCAAGACCGGTGCATTAAACCGCTCTGCCACGCTTCCATGTGCGCCATAATACGAAGCTTTTGCAATTATGACAAGTAAAAAATACAATTAAAGCAACCAAGTGTGTATTGTTTCGTCAAAATCAGCTTTTTATTTTAAAGTTTGGCCGCCAATTCAGCCCCCTCACGAATCGCACGTTTTGCATCAAGTTCAGCTGCCAGTTTTGCACCACCAATAATATGATAATTGGCTAAGGTTTTTTCACCTTCAAAAGGAATCAAATCTTTCACAGATTCTTGTCCAGCACAGACTACAATGGTATCCACACGCAATAATTGATCATGTCCATGATTTTCAATCCAAAGACCTTCATTACTAACAGCTTTGTATTGCACGCCACGTAACATTTTGACAGCATGTTTTTTCAATTGTGCTCGGTGAACCCAACCGGATGTTTTCCCTAAACCAATTCCTAGCGGAGTTGATTTACGTTGCATCAAATAAATTTCACGGATAGGTTGTTCAACCTGTGGGGGAACAAAACCACCTTCGGTCATATAATTCGGTTGAGGATCTACCCCCCATTCACGTTGCCAGTCAGCGAGTGGTTGAGGCTGCGGTTGATGTTCAGGTTTTAATAAATATTCAGAAACATCGAAACCGATACCACCCGCACCAATAACAGCAACACGTTGTCCGACTGGTGCACCACGTAATACCTCTGCATAAGAGAGTACTTGTGGCGCATCGCTTCCTTCAATCTTTAACGCGCGAGGGATGACACCTGTTGCCACAACCACTTCATCAAAGCCTTCACGTTCTAATTGTTCACGATTTACTTTGGTATTTAAACGTAACTCTACGCCTGTTTTTTCGATCTGAACTTTAAAATAGCGAATCGTTTCGTGAAACTCTTCTTTACCAGGTACAACCTTTGCTAAATTAAATTGTCCACCCACTTCATGTGATGCTTCAAATAATGTGACCTGATGCCCACGACTTGCGGCAACGGTGGCTGCAGACATACCAGCGACTCCACCACCTACGACTGCAATTTTTTTCGGTTTTTTTGTTTTTAAATAAATCAGTTCTGTCTCATAGGCAGCACGAGGATTAACCAGGCAAGTCGCGCGTTTATTTTGAAATGAATGGTCTAAACAAGCTTGGTTACAAGCGATACAGGTATTAATTTCATCAACACGATTGGTTGCTGTTTTATTTACCCAAAAAGCATCCGCTAATAATGGACGTGCCATTTGAACCATATCTGCTTTACCTGCTGCCAAAATTTGTTCAGCGGTATCTGGCATATTGATTCGGTTTGATGCGATCACAGGAACAGAAACGTGTTTTTTTACTTCTGCAGTATAGTCGACAAAAGCAGCACGTGGCACAGAGGTAACGATGGTTGGAATACGTGCTTCATGCCAGCCAATTCCAGTATTTAATAAGGTCACACCCGCTTTTTCTAAAGCTTGAGCAATGGTGATGACTTCATCCATGGTATTACCGTCATGTACCAAATCAAGCATAGATAAACGGAAGCAAATAATAAACTTTTCACCAATTTTTTCACGAATGGCTTTAACGATTTCTACAGCAAAACGCATACGATTTTCGACAGGACCACCCCAACGGTCTGTACGCTGGTTGACATGACGGCTTAAGAATTGATTCAGTAAATAACCTTCTGAACCCATAATTTCTACGCCATCATAACCTGCTTTTTTCGCAAGACTGGCAGTATCCGCATAATCTTGAATGGTTTTTAAAATAAGCCTGTCACTCATCTCACGTGGTTTGAACATGGAGATCGGGGATTTGATCGGGCTTGCTGAAACCACAAAAGGTTGATACCCATAGCGTCCTGAGTGCAAAATTTGCATGAGAATTTTTGCGCCATGCTTATGCACTGCACGTGTGACTAAACGATGCGGTGCGATATCGCCTAAAGTATTCATCGTACCGCCTGCTGGTAATAACCAACCTTGACGGTTAGGAGAAATTCCTCCTGTGATAATTAAGCCCACGCCACCTTTGGCGCGCTCCCCAAAATATGCCGCAAGTTTTGGATAATTATAAAAACGATCTTCCAACCCTGTATGCATTGACCCCATCACGACACGATTTTTGATGGTGGTATATCCTAAGTGAAGTGGTTTTAAAATATTGGTATAGTGAGTTGTCATGGCGCATCCCTTTTAACATTTGGCTTTGCAACTTGTTGCATACTAATTTATATATTTAAAATATTTTTTGTGATGGCTAAGCGTATTATTTTATATGTACATACAGCCAATATTGAATGATTTTCACAGCACAACAATATTTTAAATTGACTAAAAATATAATTTATCTCTTTGGTCAAATAAGATTTTAAGTTGAAAATAACATTTATTTTAGATTTTAAGTGATATCGTATTGCCACATCTAAAATCACACAATTACTTGTTAATTTAGAGAAAGCAATAAAACCCATATCTTGCTTGATTTGCTCATTTTAAAAATAATTTTATTTAAAATTAACTGCAATAAACTTAGCTTGTGTTTAAGTTAAATTTTTTAATTAATTATTTAATTTCAATGTCTTATCTTTTGAATGGTAATTAAAAAAAACATTGTGTCTACTTCACTCTCTTTACGAGCATCAAGGTAAAAAAGCCTGTAGCATTCCAGCAGAACCTCACGGTTGGGGAACATATGTCTGAATTTTATACGGATGAGATAGGTGTGATCTATTTGACATAAATATCATAAAAGGGATGCAATGACATGTAAATGGATTGAAATGACATAGTGAATTGCATTCAAAAAGATACAATTTCATTTAACACAGACAATAAACTTAAAACAGGATAGATTCTGAAAATGGGTATTTTCCAGAAATTTATTAAATCGAATACATATCATGAGCCATTGCCGATTCGCCGTGATATTCGCTTTGATTTACCTGCTGATCGTATTGCAGATTGGCATACCGCCGCAGGTCCGATTTTTACTGCATTGTTAAATACATTCTCCATTGTCTTGCCGATCGGTGAGCGATTCTTTATCGATGCGGTGCGAGCACATCGTGATTTGGTCGAAGACCCTGAACTTAAAAAAGCCGTGACTGCATTTATTGGTCAAGAAGCTATGCATGGTCGTGAGCATGAGGATTATAACAGTGCATTATTTGCACGAAATCCGATTGCACCAAAGTTTGAAAGTTTTGTACTTGGTGTATTTGGTTTAATGAAAAAGCATTTACCGGCATCATATTCATTGAGTGCAACGATTGCGCTTGAGCATTTTACAGCGTTGCTTGCAGATTCTGTATTACAAATTCCTGAATTATTCGTAGGTGCAGAAGAGCATTATGCCAATATTTGGCGTTGGCATGCATTCGAAGAAACAGAGCATAAAGCAGTTGCTTATGATGTTTGGAACACGGCAATGGGACAAGGAATCTATGCTTATTTATTACGTAGCTTTGGTTTAGTGGCTGCAACCATTGTGTTTTGGGGCTTTGTACTGCCTGTATTTGCCAAAATTGTCCTTGATGAGAAAAAACTGACAGATATTCCTGCATGGCGTAAAGCGTATAAATATACTTTTGGTGAAATTGGGGCACTACGTAAGCAATTGGGTAATTATATTGATTATTTTCGTCCCAATTATCATCCTTGGGATCATGATAACCGTGAAAAAATGATGGCTTTGCAAGATTTGATTTATGAGTTGGCTGATGCAACTGCGGCAAAACATAAAAAAGCATCTTAAATTTTTGTAAGAAAATTTAAGAAAATAAAAAAGCCAGTCAAGATTTACCTGACTGGCTTTCTAGATAATTAATTGTTAATTAATTATTTTTCTACGCCCGCTTCTTGACCAGCGTATTTTGCATTTGCATAATCCCAGTTTACTAAGCTTTCTAAGAAAGTAGAGATATATTTAGGACGAGCATTGCGGTAGTCGATGTAGTAAGCGTGTTCCCAAACGTCAATTGTTAACACAGCCACTTTACCATGAGCAAGTGGCGTATCTGCATTTGAAGTTTTAAGAATAGAAAGCTCGCCATTTACTTTGTCAGCAACTAACCAAGCCCAACCAGAACCAAATTGAGTTGTTGCAGCATTAGCGAATTCTTCAGCAAATTTTTCATAAGAACCGAAAGCTTCATCAATCTTAGCAGCTAAAGCACCAGTTGCTTTACCGCCACCATTTTTAGCCATACAGTTCCAGTAGAATGTGTGGTTCCAAACTTGTGCAGCATTGTTGAAAACACCTGCTTTAGCAGCATCGCCCGCTGTAGAAACAATGATTTCTTCTAATGTTTTAGAAGCTAAATCAGTACCTTCAATTGCTTTGTTTAAGTTTACAACATAGGTGTTGTGGTGTTTGTCGTGATGATATTCTAAAGTTTCTTTACTGATGTGTGGAGCGAGGTCATCATAACCATAAGGAAGTGCAGGTAAAGTAATCGTTGACATGTTCTAAATTCCTTGCATTTTGCTGGGTTTTAACATTAAGTGGCTTTATTGTAATGGATTCTACGAACAATTGTGCAAGTTGTTAAATAACAATACACAAATTATTTCGATTTAATACGTATAAAGAAAATGTTAAAAATCAGCTATTCTGATTGACAAAAAAGTCTTGCATTTAAATGTAAATGTGTACACCAATAGCAAGTTTTTTTGTCGCCATTAAATAGGATTGTTTAATTCAAAATAACTATACTCAATATTAAACTGTTCTGAAATAGCTTGAGCGAGTCGTTGTACACCATAACGTTCAGTAGCATGATGTCCACATGCAAAATAATGAACATTTAATTCTTGTGCCTGATAGAAAGTTCGCTCACTCACTTCACCAGAAATATAAGCATCACACGCTTGTTGTGCGGCTTTCTCAATATAATCTTGTGCGCCACCAGTACAAAAACCAATTTTTTGTACCTGTGTCGTTGATGCGGGCAGATGAATCGTATCGAAGCCTAATTTTTCAGTTAATAAAGCTCTGAAAGCTTCAGGTGACATGGGTTGTTTTAGATAACCAATGTTGCCAATTGGATTGCGCTCGCTAGGATCAAGTGCTTCGATATTTTCTAAAGCTAAAATTTCAGCAATTGCTGCATTATTGCCAAGTACAGGATGCGCATCCAAAGGTAAATGATAGCCCACCAGTGAAATATCATGTTGAATCAAAGCCTTGATACGCTTAGCGCGCATACCTGTAATCGGGTAAGGTTCGCCTTTCCAAAAATAGCCATGATGAACCAATAATAAGTCAGCTTTTTGTTCAATCGCTGCATCAATTGCAGTTTGGGAAGCGGTGACTGCACATAAAATTTTATTAACTTCAGTTTTACCTTCGATC
Encoded here:
- the greB gene encoding transcription elongation factor GreB, which codes for MKSNLITRTGHDQLVAELQHLWHEERPEITKKVNWAASLGDRSENADYQYNKQILRKIDRRVRYLGKRLEELRIIDFSPEQEGKVYFGAWVEIENDLGEQKTVRIVGVDEIYDHHPQNISIDSPMARAMLSKQVDDEFEVITPLGKKNWYINAIRYEKPENSSI
- a CDS encoding NADPH-dependent 2,4-dienoyl-CoA reductase — encoded protein: MTTHYTNILKPLHLGYTTIKNRVVMGSMHTGLEDRFYNYPKLAAYFGERAKGGVGLIITGGISPNRQGWLLPAGGTMNTLGDIAPHRLVTRAVHKHGAKILMQILHSGRYGYQPFVVSASPIKSPISMFKPREMSDRLILKTIQDYADTASLAKKAGYDGVEIMGSEGYLLNQFLSRHVNQRTDRWGGPVENRMRFAVEIVKAIREKIGEKFIICFRLSMLDLVHDGNTMDEVITIAQALEKAGVTLLNTGIGWHEARIPTIVTSVPRAAFVDYTAEVKKHVSVPVIASNRINMPDTAEQILAAGKADMVQMARPLLADAFWVNKTATNRVDEINTCIACNQACLDHSFQNKRATCLVNPRAAYETELIYLKTKKPKKIAVVGGGVAGMSAATVAASRGHQVTLFEASHEVGGQFNLAKVVPGKEEFHETIRYFKVQIEKTGVELRLNTKVNREQLEREGFDEVVVATGVIPRALKIEGSDAPQVLSYAEVLRGAPVGQRVAVIGAGGIGFDVSEYLLKPEHQPQPQPLADWQREWGVDPQPNYMTEGGFVPPQVEQPIREIYLMQRKSTPLGIGLGKTSGWVHRAQLKKHAVKMLRGVQYKAVSNEGLWIENHGHDQLLRVDTIVVCAGQESVKDLIPFEGEKTLANYHIIGGAKLAAELDAKRAIREGAELAAKL
- a CDS encoding metal-dependent hydrolase — protein: MGIFQKFIKSNTYHEPLPIRRDIRFDLPADRIADWHTAAGPIFTALLNTFSIVLPIGERFFIDAVRAHRDLVEDPELKKAVTAFIGQEAMHGREHEDYNSALFARNPIAPKFESFVLGVFGLMKKHLPASYSLSATIALEHFTALLADSVLQIPELFVGAEEHYANIWRWHAFEETEHKAVAYDVWNTAMGQGIYAYLLRSFGLVAATIVFWGFVLPVFAKIVLDEKKLTDIPAWRKAYKYTFGEIGALRKQLGNYIDYFRPNYHPWDHDNREKMMALQDLIYELADATAAKHKKAS
- a CDS encoding superoxide dismutase, yielding MSTITLPALPYGYDDLAPHISKETLEYHHDKHHNTYVVNLNKAIEGTDLASKTLEEIIVSTAGDAAKAGVFNNAAQVWNHTFYWNCMAKNGGGKATGALAAKIDEAFGSYEKFAEEFANAATTQFGSGWAWLVADKVNGELSILKTSNADTPLAHGKVAVLTIDVWEHAYYIDYRNARPKYISTFLESLVNWDYANAKYAGQEAGVEK
- a CDS encoding Nif3-like dinuclear metal center hexameric protein, with translation MAKLSEIIQWCDGTLKAAEFKDYAPNGLQIEGKTEVNKILCAVTASQTAIDAAIEQKADLLLVHHGYFWKGEPYPITGMRAKRIKALIQHDISLVGYHLPLDAHPVLGNNAAIAEILALENIEALDPSERNPIGNIGYLKQPMSPEAFRALLTEKLGFDTIHLPASTTQVQKIGFCTGGAQDYIEKAAQQACDAYISGEVSERTFYQAQELNVHYFACGHHATERYGVQRLAQAISEQFNIEYSYFELNNPI